The Pandoraea vervacti DNA window AGACCATGGAAGTACTCCAGTGAGCGCAGGAACTCCGCCACGATGGCGTTGTGCTCCAGGTCGTTGTCCCGCCGCCGGATGTAGACGTCCGCTTCGTCGAGCAACAGAATCGCGTTCCAGCGCATGGCGCGCCGCAAAATGCTCATGAGCGTCGCGCCCACGGACGCCGCCGTCGTCCCCAGTTGCCCCGAGTGCACCCGGTACAGCGGCTTGCCGACCACCTCCGAATAAATCTCCGCCGTCAGCGTCTTGCCCAGGCCCGGCGCACCCTGGCAAAGAATCGTCGCCCCACCCGATTTGCCCGGCACGAAGTCAGGCATCATCACGTCCATGTTCGACGTCAGAATGTCGATCAGATCATGGTGATGTGCGGGCAGCACCAGTTTGTCGCGCAGACCCGGCTGGTATTCGTATTCGGTCATGTTCTGCACGTGCACCCAGAGGTTGCGATGCCAGTCCAGATGGAAGACGTGCACGTAGCAGTGCAGCGGGATCGTCTCGAAGGCCTGCGCGATTTCGGCATTGCGCCAGAAATCCGCGTCGCACGCCATTTCGAAATTGCGCTCCAGCCGCGCTTCGTCGTTGACGCATTTGGCCGTCACGCCCTCGCCGACCCGGATCAGTTCCGTCACCCCCTTCGAGTCAACGGAAAAGGCCGCCCGGCGCAATACGAACTGTGCACCGAACGCCCGCTGTACGCGCAGGAAGCGCTGCGCATGCTGCTCGTACTCGGCCTTGAACTCGGCACACTCCTTGTAGAACCCGAACTCCGCGAGCAACTCCGGAATCGTGCGATTGACGATGTCGTCACGCGTGAATACCAGCGACGTGGTCATGCCCGAGCGGCGCGGTCGATGCTCCGTCGGACTGAGGTTCGCCGACTGCATCGTGTTCGCGAGCATGTCCACGACGACGTAGGGCGCCCCCTGATCCGGTTCAACGTATCGCAGGCGGCGCACGAGCCACGGCAGCAGGGCTCCGTCGCGGTGCCGCTGATACAACCAGCCGTCGATGACGTCACGCGCGAGATACGCCACCAGGCCCGGCACGAGTTTGTCCAGACTCGGGATCACACGGGCCTGCGGCGCGTTGTAGACGTTGTCGAGCGCGAGCATCTGGAACATCAGCGCACGTTCGTTCTGCGACTTGCTCAGCACGTACAGCGTGTTGAGCGACTTCGCGTCGAACCACTCGCTGGAGACGAGCATATTGCCCCGGCACACGCCGTAGGCCGTCAAGTGTTTGCCCAGCGGCGAGTCGGCGCCGATCAGTTGCATCAGCGGATGAATCAGTGATTCGGGAATTTCGAAATCCATGGACGACACTCCCCCGTATGGCGTGTGAGCAAGTGAGGCATGTGACAAACTCGCGCTGCGCGTCATGCACGTGCGCAGCGACGCTTGTGTCAGGCGAGGAAAAAGTCGATGGCTTGCGCCACGACGCCCGGCTCGATGATATGCAGCCCGTCGAATTCGACGTACCGGACATCGTAGCCCGCCGCTTTGAGCTTGTTTGCGTTTTGCCGACCGCT harbors:
- a CDS encoding AAA family ATPase, which translates into the protein MDFEIPESLIHPLMQLIGADSPLGKHLTAYGVCRGNMLVSSEWFDAKSLNTLYVLSKSQNERALMFQMLALDNVYNAPQARVIPSLDKLVPGLVAYLARDVIDGWLYQRHRDGALLPWLVRRLRYVEPDQGAPYVVVDMLANTMQSANLSPTEHRPRRSGMTTSLVFTRDDIVNRTIPELLAEFGFYKECAEFKAEYEQHAQRFLRVQRAFGAQFVLRRAAFSVDSKGVTELIRVGEGVTAKCVNDEARLERNFEMACDADFWRNAEIAQAFETIPLHCYVHVFHLDWHRNLWVHVQNMTEYEYQPGLRDKLVLPAHHHDLIDILTSNMDVMMPDFVPGKSGGATILCQGAPGLGKTLTAEIYSEVVGKPLYRVHSGQLGTTAASVGATLMSILRRAMRWNAILLLDEADVYIRRRDNDLEHNAIVAEFLRSLEYFHGLLFMTTNRIGDVDDAILSRCIATIHYEVPSAADARRLWRMQAEQVGAYLDDALIETLAARYPKASGRDIKELMKLASRYCKVRNIPYTEDVFRLCGLFRGYDG